One Streptomyces drozdowiczii DNA segment encodes these proteins:
- a CDS encoding ABC transporter ATP-binding protein/permease: MPSLLGAASGFRSVEPAASPRSVTPGRQRWDVGLVVGRPRTAEILAAALRHIPGITEAQASPVTGGVLVRHDGRLCAADVGRVISRTVARLAREAAGTGRAATDRSVPAPQVDRGLVVRPVLAVGGGVAAGTALVKGSALTRQLVAVGGVAAATAVVLRKAWRGAAEAAGPEGEGHPLLEIVGPHRPRLYRAAALSVACQAAEMALGTFLGWTGLVLIKGEAAPLAGLGLTTASAQLLGLAGLVAAACAAVAGLSYASNLQWRRLGQDIEHDWRARTYRHVQHLELSRLEGERTSRVAGTLTHDVGQLGAFFAGPANDVLQLGTSLALLVPAFLLLAPQIAWIAFLPIPVIAWLSLRHQERAATDYAATGEDRARLGSQVINSLEAGATVKSFCTETYEAERVDRLSDTVQESSHRTDRSTLRHGETVRACTTASMAGTLLIGGRAVLDGTLRFEVFSPLIGLPQMLLMRMSRLGGIADQYQRTLASYDRVQRLRELPVETDSGEGTLDLPTVRGEIVLDEVTFAYPGRPATLDNLSLTIPAGQVTALVGATGSGKTTIAKLLMRFQDAESGRVLLDGRDVQDLRRHALRHAIGFVAQDPFLFDGSIADNIRYGSFGASDEAVVRAAAMAEAHTFITTLPNGYDTLIGERGAALSGGQRQRIALARAILKDSPVVILDEATSAVDNETEAAIQRTLHTFAAGRTMIVIAHRLSTVRNADRIFVLDKGGIVAEQGTHDELLAQHGLYASLWQLQSGELAA; this comes from the coding sequence ATGCCATCGCTACTGGGAGCCGCATCCGGATTCCGCTCCGTGGAACCGGCCGCGAGCCCTCGCTCGGTCACTCCGGGCCGCCAGCGCTGGGACGTCGGGCTCGTCGTCGGACGCCCACGGACGGCCGAGATCCTCGCCGCCGCGCTGCGCCACATCCCCGGGATCACCGAGGCCCAGGCCAGCCCGGTCACCGGCGGGGTGCTCGTCCGGCACGACGGGCGGCTGTGCGCCGCGGACGTGGGCCGCGTCATCAGCCGCACCGTCGCCCGGCTCGCGCGGGAAGCGGCCGGCACGGGGCGAGCGGCAACGGACCGGTCCGTGCCGGCCCCCCAGGTGGACCGCGGCCTGGTCGTCCGGCCGGTGCTCGCCGTCGGCGGTGGAGTCGCGGCGGGGACCGCGCTGGTCAAGGGGTCGGCCCTGACACGGCAGTTGGTGGCCGTCGGCGGAGTGGCCGCGGCGACCGCGGTCGTCCTGCGCAAGGCGTGGCGCGGCGCGGCCGAGGCGGCCGGGCCCGAGGGAGAGGGCCACCCGCTGCTCGAGATTGTCGGACCGCACCGCCCCCGCCTCTACCGGGCCGCCGCCCTGTCCGTCGCCTGCCAGGCCGCCGAGATGGCGCTCGGCACCTTCCTCGGATGGACCGGCCTGGTCCTCATCAAGGGCGAGGCGGCACCGCTGGCCGGCCTCGGCCTGACCACGGCATCCGCCCAACTCCTGGGCCTGGCAGGGCTGGTGGCCGCCGCCTGCGCCGCCGTCGCCGGGCTCTCGTACGCCTCGAACCTCCAGTGGCGCCGACTCGGCCAGGACATCGAGCACGACTGGCGGGCCCGCACCTACCGCCACGTCCAGCACCTCGAACTCAGTCGGCTGGAAGGCGAGCGGACCAGCAGGGTGGCCGGCACCCTCACCCACGACGTCGGCCAGCTCGGCGCCTTCTTCGCGGGACCCGCCAACGACGTGCTGCAACTCGGCACCAGCCTCGCCCTGCTCGTACCGGCGTTCCTCCTCCTGGCCCCGCAGATCGCCTGGATCGCCTTCCTCCCGATCCCGGTTATCGCCTGGCTGTCGCTGCGCCACCAGGAGAGAGCCGCGACGGACTACGCCGCCACCGGCGAGGACCGCGCCAGGCTCGGCAGCCAGGTGATCAACTCGCTCGAAGCCGGCGCGACCGTCAAGAGCTTCTGCACCGAGACGTACGAGGCCGAGCGCGTCGACCGGTTGAGCGACACGGTCCAGGAGAGCAGCCACCGCACGGACCGCAGCACCCTCCGGCACGGCGAGACCGTCCGGGCCTGCACCACCGCGTCGATGGCCGGCACCCTGCTCATCGGCGGCCGCGCGGTCCTCGACGGCACCCTCCGCTTCGAGGTGTTCAGCCCCCTGATCGGGCTCCCGCAGATGCTGCTCATGCGGATGAGCCGACTCGGTGGCATCGCCGACCAGTACCAGCGCACCCTTGCCTCCTACGACCGGGTCCAGCGCCTCCGCGAGCTGCCCGTCGAGACCGACAGCGGTGAGGGGACGCTCGATCTCCCCACCGTGCGCGGCGAGATCGTCCTCGACGAGGTCACCTTCGCCTACCCCGGCCGCCCGGCGACCCTGGACAACCTGTCCCTGACCATCCCGGCCGGACAGGTCACCGCCCTGGTCGGCGCCACCGGCTCCGGCAAGACGACGATCGCCAAACTGCTCATGCGCTTCCAGGACGCGGAGTCCGGCCGGGTCCTGCTCGACGGCCGCGACGTCCAGGACCTGCGCCGCCACGCCCTGCGCCACGCCATCGGCTTCGTCGCCCAGGACCCGTTCCTCTTCGACGGCAGCATCGCCGACAACATCCGCTACGGCAGCTTCGGCGCCTCCGACGAGGCCGTCGTCCGCGCCGCCGCCATGGCCGAGGCCCACACCTTCATCACGACCCTGCCGAACGGCTACGACACCCTCATCGGCGAACGCGGCGCCGCGCTCTCCGGCGGCCAGCGGCAGCGCATCGCCCTGGCCCGCGCGATCCTCAAGGACTCGCCCGTCGTCATCCTGGACGAGGCCACCTCCGCCGTGGACAACGAGACGGAGGCCGCCATCCAGCGCACGCTGCACACCTTCGCGGCCGGCCGGACCATGATCGTCATCGCCCACCGCCTCTCCACGGTCCGCAACGCCGACCGCATCTTCGTCCTGGACAAGGGCGGCATCGTCGCCGAGCAGGGCACCCACGACGAACTCCTCGCCCAGCACGGGCTCTACGCATCCCTCTGGCAGCTCCAGTCCGGCGAACTCGCCGCCTGA
- a CDS encoding DUF5132 domain-containing protein translates to MPPVVPPFLVGLIVAPLAKRLLKPLVGGVVKASVGIAMEVKKAAHEAGENIHDLAAEVAADVVAAQIAAGETEGHSVPGQHATGAGAKGDRRAPKIRATAESAAGKTH, encoded by the coding sequence ATGCCGCCTGTAGTACCGCCGTTTCTCGTCGGACTCATCGTCGCGCCGCTGGCCAAGCGCCTGCTGAAGCCACTGGTGGGTGGAGTCGTCAAAGCGTCCGTCGGAATCGCGATGGAGGTGAAGAAGGCGGCCCACGAGGCCGGGGAGAACATCCATGACCTCGCGGCCGAGGTCGCCGCCGACGTGGTCGCCGCCCAGATCGCCGCCGGCGAGACCGAGGGCCACTCCGTGCCCGGTCAGCACGCGACCGGAGCCGGTGCCAAGGGGGACCGGAGGGCCCCCAAGATCCGCGCGACCGCAGAGAGCGCCGCCGGAAAGACGCACTGA